In Rutidosis leptorrhynchoides isolate AG116_Rl617_1_P2 chromosome 2, CSIRO_AGI_Rlap_v1, whole genome shotgun sequence, one genomic interval encodes:
- the LOC139890536 gene encoding zinc finger CCCH domain-containing protein 32-like, which yields MDEEELHKRLTDCVYYLASPLTCKKGIECEYRHSEMARLNPRDCWYWLGGCCFNPDCAFRHPPLEGLKEAYHESINPNDGPAVPLIKTNVPCYFYSKGYCNKGDKCSFLHGPADGYKSSKPVSPVNNAVPLENKLSKAVSQVNNAIPLEKKLSAGNNTLSTPFESHSDPADSAQIEQTQQLASESTEKGDSSEENLISSDSRVSRDETVHTESDQSSDLKPYEVVHNESDAYNDQSPDMKTYGYVERESWMESPPRFDVFVNNGSKRVAYEKDGTDYYSVHDDVHMDLDVHHTNPIDHHQHNEKRYGVLERLDKVSEQSRGSIFYRLSYKKRNGPTEPVYSNRRRGTDLRDLLKKHRVVDFKGCNIDHRFRRNPPRHVSRGGEVDFDYRGNAWKTVSVNKYRQPIRKPRFFTAEVSKSRKSTLKPSRDNGSFNRAAIFTGPKTLDQIKEEKKKAVQTRDNGSFNRGESDGFQGPRSLTELLKDKRKLG from the exons ATGGACGAAGAAGAATTACATAAGCGATTAACTGATTGCGTTTATTATTTAGCTTCACCGCTCACTTGTAAGAAG GGAATCGAATGTGAATATCGGCACAGCGAGATGGCGCGGCTGAACCCTAGAGATTGCTGGTATTGGTTGGGAGGTTGTTGTTTTAATCCCGATTGTGCTTTCAGACATCCT CCATTAGAGGGACTCAAGGAAGCTTATCATGAATCTATTAATCCTAACGATGGTCCTGCTGTTCCTTTGATCAAGACAAATGTCCCATGCTACTTCTATTCAAAGGGATATTGTAATAAAGGTGACAAATGCTCGTTTCTGCATGGCCCTGCTGATGGTTATAAGTCTTCTAAACCTGTATCCCCAGTAAACAATGCAGTTCCTCTTGAAAATAAGCTTTCTAAAGCTGTTTCCCAAGTAAACAATGCAATTCCTCTCGAAAAAAAGTTATCTGCAGGAAATAACACCCTATCGACACCTTTCGAGAGTCATTCTGATCCAGCTGACTCTGCTCAGATTGAACAAACTCAACAGTTAGCTTCTGAATCAACAGAGAAAGGTGACTCATCTGAAGAGAATCTAATTAGCTCAGACTCTAGAGTTTCCCGGGATGAAACTGTTCATACTGAATCTGATCAGAGCTCAGATCTGAAACCATATGAAGTTGTTCATAATGAATCTGATGCTTATAATGATCAGAGCCCAGATATGAAAACATATGGTTATGTAGAACGAGAATCATGGATGGAGTCACCACCACGTTTTGATGTTTTTGTTAACAATGGATCAAAAAGAGTAGCTTATGAAAAAGATGGGACTGACTATTATTCTGTCCATGATGATGTACACATGGATCTTGATGTTCATCATACCAACCCAATTGATCATCATCAACATAATGAAAAGAGGTATGGTGTTTTAGAACGTTTGGATAAAGTTTCTGAGCAATCAAGGGGAAGTATTTTCTATAGACTTTCTTACAAGAAAAGGAATGGGCCCACAGAACCAGTATATAGTAACCGAAGAAGAGGTACTGATCTTCGTGATCTTTTGAAGAAACACAGGGTTGTTGACTTTAAAGGGTGTAACATTGACCATCGATTTAGGAGAAATCCTCCTAGGCATGTGTCACGTGGTGGTGAAGTTGACTTTGACTATAGAGGTAATGCATGGAAGACGGTCTCTGTTAACAAATACAGGCAACCGATAAGGAAGCCTCGGTTTTTTACTGCAGAAGTTTCAAAGTCAAGGAAGTCAACTCTGAAACCGAGTAGAGATAATGGGTCGTTTAACCGAGCTGCTATATTTACTGGACCCAAGACTCTTGACCAAAtcaaagaagaaaagaagaaagctGTTCAAACTAGAGATAACGGGTCGTTTAACCGAGGTGAATCAGATGGTTTTCAGGGTCCTAGATCTCTGACTGAGCTTCTCAAGGACAAAAGGAAGCTCGGTTAG
- the LOC139890537 gene encoding uncharacterized protein, whose translation MTTHKKGVMYVYNLDTENHQSELHYHPSTPPQTTIKKSISRSLGSLLRRSKTYRENKHHHDVSIKEDTKEIVQESARKSVPTINSNTREPDLVKKEGRKTYSGNGEGRKLVSGIEVVGGRRSAENRAEMVMINIGEVAALLQVRVLVTDMPGFMQVHAFRCARQTFDSMEKFSPKQIALNMKKDFDKVYGPAWHCIVGSSFGSFVTHATGCFHYFSMEKLYILVFKTKVQKNVNHSL comes from the exons ATGACAACTCATAAAAAAGGAGTCATGTATGTATACAATCTTGACACCGAAAACCACCAATCTGAGCTTCATTACCACCCATCAACGCCACCACAAACCACCATAAAGAAATCAATTTCCCGAAGCTTAGGATCACTACTACGGCGATCAAAAACCTACCGTGAAAACAAACACCATCACGATGTTTCCATTAAAGAAGATACCAAAGAAATAGTTCAAGAATCGGCCAGAAAGTCAGTTCCAACAATTAACAGTAATACAAG AGAACCCGATTTGGTGAAAAAAGAAGGGAGGAAGACATATTCAGGAAATGGTGAAGGGAGGAAATTGGTGTCGGGGATTGAGGTGGTGGGAGGGCGGAGATCGGCGGAGAATAGGGCGGAGATGGTGATGATTAACATCGGAGAGGTGGCGGCATTGCTCCAAGTGAGGGTTTTAGTGACGGATATGCCGGGATTCATGCAAGTTCATGCATTCCGGTGTGCTAGACAAACTTTTGATAGTATGGAAAAGTTTAGCCCTAAGCAAATTGCTTTGAACATGAAAAAG GATTTTGACAAGGTTTATGGGCCAGCATGGCATTGCATCGTGGGCTCAAGTTTTGGGTCATTTGTGACCCATGCAACCGGGTGTTTTCATTATTTCTCGATGGAAAAATTATATATTCTAGTGTTTAAGACAAAAGTTCAAAAAAATGTGAATCATTCACTTTAA